From a region of the Rouxiella sp. S1S-2 genome:
- a CDS encoding OsmC family protein, with protein MQARVKWVEGLTFLGESSSGHQVIMDGNAGDKSPSPMEMLLMSAGGCSAIDVVSILQKGRNEVLGCEVKLTSERREEAPRLFTRINLHFIVTGKDLTDKVVERAVSLSAEKYCSVSLMLGKAATITHSFEVIDAQE; from the coding sequence ATGCAAGCACGGGTAAAGTGGGTTGAAGGGTTAACGTTTCTCGGAGAATCTTCGTCTGGACATCAGGTCATTATGGACGGCAATGCGGGTGACAAATCCCCTAGCCCGATGGAAATGCTGCTCATGTCGGCAGGCGGTTGCAGTGCGATTGACGTAGTGTCGATTCTGCAAAAAGGCCGCAACGAGGTGTTGGGCTGCGAAGTGAAACTGACCTCCGAACGTCGTGAAGAGGCGCCGCGTCTGTTTACCCGCATCAACCTGCACTTTATCGTCACCGGCAAAGATTTGACCGATAAAGTGGTTGAACGTGCCGTGAGCCTGTCGGCCGAAAAATATTGCTCGGTTTCACTGATGCTCGGCAAAGCGGCCACCATCACTCACAGTTTTGAAGTGATTGATGCTCAAGAGTAA
- a CDS encoding phosphoribulokinase gives MSAKHPVIAVTGSSGAGTTTTSVAFRKIFQQLGLHAAELEGDSFHHFTRPEMDAAIRKARDLGRHISYFGPEANDFSLLEQSFVEYGKSGTGRSRKYLHTYDEAVPYNQVPGTFTPWQALPEPTDILFYEGLHGGVVTNQVDVAKQVDLLVGVVPIVNLEWIQKLVRDTGERGHSREAVMDSVVRSMDDYINYITPQFSRTHINFQRVPTIDTSNPFAAKAIPSLDESFVVIHFQGLDQIDFPYLLAMLQGSFISHINTLVVPGGKMGLAMELIMGPLVQRLMEGKKIE, from the coding sequence ATGTCAGCTAAACACCCAGTTATAGCCGTAACCGGCTCAAGCGGCGCCGGAACCACCACCACCAGCGTGGCGTTTCGCAAGATATTTCAGCAGCTCGGTCTGCATGCGGCCGAGCTTGAAGGCGACAGCTTCCATCATTTTACTCGTCCAGAAATGGACGCCGCCATTCGTAAAGCGCGCGACCTCGGCCGACACATTAGCTACTTTGGCCCCGAAGCCAACGACTTCTCGCTACTCGAACAGAGCTTTGTTGAATATGGCAAAAGCGGTACTGGGCGTTCGCGAAAATATTTGCATACTTATGACGAAGCCGTGCCCTACAATCAGGTACCCGGCACCTTTACGCCGTGGCAGGCGCTGCCTGAGCCAACCGACATTCTTTTTTATGAAGGACTGCACGGTGGCGTAGTCACCAACCAGGTCGATGTCGCCAAACAGGTCGATTTATTGGTCGGCGTGGTACCCATCGTTAACCTTGAGTGGATACAAAAGCTGGTGCGCGACACCGGCGAGCGCGGCCACTCGCGTGAAGCAGTGATGGACTCGGTAGTGCGGTCGATGGACGACTACATCAATTACATTACGCCGCAGTTTTCACGCACCCATATTAACTTCCAGCGCGTACCGACCATCGATACCTCTAACCCGTTTGCCGCCAAGGCCATTCCTTCGCTGGATGAGAGCTTTGTGGTTATTCATTTTCAAGGTCTGGACCAGATTGACTTCCCCTATCTGCTGGCAATGCTGCAGGGATCGTTTATTTCGCACATCAATACGTTGGTGGTGCCGGGGGGAAAAATGGGCCTGGCGATGGAGCTTATTATGGGGCCACTGGTGCAGCGGCTGATGGAAGGCAAAAAGATCGAGTAA
- a CDS encoding creatininase family protein: MKMPSSRWWWDLSTLEFSQLDMENVVVILPIGAVEQHGPHLPVRVDAAINAGIVARAVTLLPADQPALVLPALPIGKSDEHLEYPGTLTLPFEVLAKVWFEVAKSAWRAGARRIIFWNSHGGQPQLMDIVCRQLRVELGMLAVGASWFATIDSSDLYRANELEFGIHGGESETSVMLHLHPELVAMERAENFVSAAEALAEKGGILTPEGGVGFGWQAQDLHPAGVTGNAAAADAARGEEQVERAARALVSLVGEVAQYPLSALNQKTRFNAK; encoded by the coding sequence ATGAAAATGCCTTCCTCCCGCTGGTGGTGGGATTTGTCCACGCTGGAGTTTAGCCAGCTTGATATGGAAAATGTGGTGGTAATTCTGCCCATTGGCGCGGTAGAGCAGCACGGTCCGCATCTGCCAGTGCGGGTTGACGCCGCCATTAACGCCGGTATTGTCGCGCGTGCGGTGACGTTATTACCCGCCGACCAGCCAGCGCTGGTGTTACCCGCCTTACCGATAGGCAAGTCCGACGAACATCTTGAGTATCCTGGCACCTTGACGCTGCCGTTTGAGGTGTTGGCTAAAGTATGGTTTGAAGTGGCGAAAAGCGCATGGCGGGCCGGTGCGCGCAGGATAATTTTTTGGAACTCCCACGGTGGCCAGCCTCAGTTGATGGACATCGTATGTCGCCAGCTTCGCGTTGAGCTTGGCATGCTTGCAGTGGGCGCTAGCTGGTTTGCAACTATCGACAGCAGCGACCTTTATCGTGCGAATGAGCTGGAGTTTGGCATCCACGGCGGAGAGTCTGAAACCAGCGTAATGCTGCATTTGCACCCCGAATTGGTGGCGATGGAGCGGGCCGAAAACTTTGTGTCAGCGGCCGAAGCGCTGGCAGAAAAGGGCGGTATTCTGACCCCAGAAGGCGGCGTGGGCTTTGGCTGGCAGGCTCAGGACCTCCATCCGGCAGGCGTGACCGGTAATGCAGCGGCAGCCGATGCGGCTCGAGGCGAAGAACAGGTTGAGCGTGCGGCGCGTGCGCTGGTGTCGCTGGTAGGCGAAGTGGCGCAGTATCCGCTAAGCGCGCTCAATCAGAAAACGCGTTTTAACGCCAAATAA